The following are encoded in a window of Flavobacterium sp. WC2421 genomic DNA:
- a CDS encoding T9SS sorting signal type C domain-containing protein, whose protein sequence is MNRILLLINKKIIFCIICLIISNVSFSQTTLFQYDFEGSYNPNINNTVGTPSIAQNGVSNALISNSNPCSGSRSLAGSNWNTGDYYLFTVNTTGYENMIFSYCNSISNNGIGSFLVLVSSDKGATTSTIITSYTPTTSNVTKTSITLPASANNNSEVWIAIYKDSNSNNTNRVLYIDDVTLKGCPISAGTLSGTQYLCTYGTTTSTFSSTVSGGTWSSSNTGIATVNASSGLVTGKSAGTAVITYTIGGSGGCTTYTATRTVYVSNGPGAGPNSLSGSNSQCQNSTTTYTITPDVYSSSYVWLYSGSGATITPAADGLSASVTFSATATAGNINVQSVNGCGNGGGGKYLYVSIASSSAGGTLPSNVSGCANTYIANIALSGQVGTPIRWESSTDNFATAPTTIVTTSNNINISGLTQTTYYRAVVQNSPCSGISYSSVCTATISNNTASTASSSPTVCSGTSMTNITHTTTGATGISNNNVIGANGLPAGVKAVWASNTITISGTPTDAAGTYSYSIQLTGGCGNVSAVGSITLSTSSAVPTTITAPTTICVGSSTSLTVSGGTLGGGASAKWYSGSCGVTLVGSGNTISVSPTITTTYYVRYEGSCNSTSCISTTVTVNPSLSNNSLSFSSGTSGQVSATAAEGGNALLTAPLGTYFSNVAFASYGTPGGTSPNFTIGSCHATSSQSVTEGYLLGNNSATIPATNGVFGDPCVGTVKKVYILASYIEPICNGSKATLTGSIPSGGTGTYAYLWESSTTSATTGFSAATGTNNTINYTTGSITQTTWFRRTVTSCTLSSTSAVVMIKVNGTNSWNGTVWSSGIAPTLSDKIIFAGDYSVDADVNGCSCTVSGSKNVVIKTGRTMKIVNEVTVLGSGKLTFENSASLVQVNDASVNTGTINYIRNTSSVINSDYTYWSSPVTGQNLNISPSYSSGLAYSYNDFATPENWAGEQFSAIMQPGKGYIINGNQGFSSSPPSVYQATFVGVPNNGKIVLPIGPTGTSNLVGNPYPSAINGALFLSGNNLNIEGTIYIWTHNTAIQLASNISNGTAGSGAYAYTSDDYASYNGTGAVATSGGTVPTGNIAAGQSFFTTSLGTNPVTFSNSMRLSGTTIADGSGINQQFFKIKNAKYETEKPIEKDRVWLNLTNTQGAFKQTLIGYITDATNEYDSAFDGESFDSNEYLDFYSINQDKNLVIQGRALPFDQADEVPLGYSSTIVGDFEIAIGQVDGSLVDKEVFLEDKLLNTTHNLKNSPYLFKTEDGVFNERFILSYSNKTLATDDFENLKYGVVISNKNKEIQIKSSDDLIDKIFVYDFSGKQLYKKIKVDNIEYTIPNLGPTDQALIVKVVLQNGQTVNKKIVY, encoded by the coding sequence ATGAATAGAATTTTACTTTTAATTAATAAGAAAATAATTTTTTGTATTATTTGTTTAATAATTTCTAATGTTTCTTTCAGTCAAACAACTCTTTTTCAATATGACTTTGAAGGTTCCTATAATCCAAATATTAATAATACCGTTGGGACTCCATCGATAGCTCAAAATGGTGTTTCAAACGCGTTGATTAGCAATAGTAATCCATGCAGTGGAAGTAGATCTTTGGCAGGATCTAATTGGAACACAGGGGATTATTATTTGTTTACAGTAAATACGACAGGTTATGAAAATATGATATTCTCATATTGTAATAGTATTAGTAATAATGGTATTGGATCTTTTTTAGTTTTGGTAAGTTCTGATAAAGGCGCTACAACAAGTACTATAATTACGTCCTATACGCCTACAACATCTAATGTTACAAAAACAAGTATTACTTTACCAGCTTCTGCTAATAATAATTCTGAAGTTTGGATTGCAATTTACAAAGATTCTAATTCAAATAATACTAATAGGGTATTATATATTGATGATGTTACTTTAAAAGGTTGTCCAATTAGCGCAGGTACCTTGTCTGGTACCCAATACTTATGTACGTACGGGACAACAACTTCTACGTTTAGTTCAACAGTTTCTGGAGGAACCTGGTCAAGTAGTAATACAGGTATTGCTACTGTTAACGCATCTAGTGGTTTAGTTACGGGTAAATCAGCTGGTACTGCAGTTATTACATATACAATAGGTGGTTCAGGTGGATGTACAACATACACTGCAACAAGAACAGTATATGTTTCAAATGGACCTGGTGCAGGACCAAATAGCTTATCAGGCTCAAACTCTCAATGTCAAAATTCAACAACAACGTACACAATAACTCCAGATGTATATTCTTCTTCTTATGTTTGGTTATATAGTGGTAGTGGAGCTACAATAACGCCAGCAGCTGATGGACTTTCAGCAAGTGTAACTTTTAGCGCAACGGCAACTGCAGGTAATATCAACGTGCAGTCGGTTAATGGCTGTGGTAATGGTGGAGGAGGTAAATATTTATATGTTTCTATCGCATCGTCTAGTGCAGGAGGTACGCTACCCTCAAACGTAAGCGGATGTGCTAATACATATATTGCAAACATAGCCTTGTCTGGTCAAGTGGGAACGCCAATTCGATGGGAATCTTCTACTGATAATTTTGCAACAGCTCCAACGACAATAGTAACAACAAGTAATAATATAAATATTTCAGGTCTAACACAGACTACATATTATAGAGCTGTAGTTCAAAATTCACCATGCTCAGGGATATCTTATTCAAGTGTTTGTACAGCAACAATTTCAAATAATACTGCTAGTACAGCATCTTCTAGCCCAACTGTTTGCTCAGGAACTAGTATGACTAATATAACGCATACAACAACAGGAGCAACAGGGATTTCAAATAATAATGTAATTGGGGCTAATGGTTTGCCAGCTGGTGTGAAAGCGGTATGGGCATCAAACACAATTACAATAAGCGGTACACCAACCGATGCTGCAGGGACTTATAGTTATTCGATTCAATTGACTGGAGGTTGCGGAAATGTAAGCGCAGTTGGAAGTATAACACTAAGTACATCTTCAGCTGTTCCAACAACAATTACTGCACCAACAACTATTTGCGTTGGAAGCTCTACTTCGTTAACTGTTAGTGGCGGGACATTAGGCGGTGGAGCGAGTGCAAAGTGGTACTCAGGATCTTGTGGAGTGACATTAGTTGGTTCAGGAAATACGATAAGTGTTTCGCCAACAATTACAACAACCTATTATGTTAGGTATGAGGGCAGTTGTAATTCAACATCTTGTATATCTACAACAGTGACGGTAAACCCATCATTAAGTAATAATAGTTTGTCTTTTAGTAGTGGAACTTCTGGACAAGTGAGCGCTACAGCTGCAGAAGGTGGTAATGCTTTGCTTACAGCTCCTTTAGGGACTTATTTTTCGAATGTTGCATTCGCAAGTTACGGAACTCCAGGTGGGACCTCCCCAAATTTTACTATAGGAAGTTGCCATGCTACCTCTAGTCAATCTGTAACGGAAGGGTATTTATTAGGAAATAATTCGGCTACAATTCCTGCCACCAATGGAGTTTTTGGAGATCCCTGTGTTGGAACTGTAAAGAAAGTGTATATTTTGGCATCTTATATAGAACCTATTTGTAATGGATCTAAAGCTACCCTAACTGGTTCTATACCAAGTGGAGGAACAGGTACTTATGCTTATCTTTGGGAAAGTAGTACCACAAGTGCTACAACAGGATTTTCTGCCGCTACGGGTACTAATAATACAATCAATTATACTACAGGGTCCATTACACAAACAACTTGGTTTCGAAGAACAGTAACTTCATGTACTTTAAGTAGTACATCCGCCGTAGTCATGATAAAGGTGAATGGTACAAATTCATGGAACGGGACTGTATGGTCAAGTGGAATAGCTCCAACACTTAGTGATAAAATTATATTTGCAGGAGATTACAGTGTAGATGCTGATGTAAATGGTTGTTCTTGTACCGTGTCTGGAAGTAAAAATGTAGTTATTAAGACAGGAAGAACCATGAAAATAGTTAATGAGGTAACTGTTTTAGGTAGTGGAAAATTAACTTTTGAAAACAGTGCCAGTTTAGTACAAGTAAATGATGCTTCAGTAAATACTGGAACTATAAATTATATCAGAAATACTTCTTCGGTTATTAATTCGGATTATACGTATTGGTCATCGCCAGTTACAGGGCAAAATTTAAATATATCACCTTCTTATTCATCAGGGTTAGCATATTCATATAATGACTTTGCTACACCAGAAAATTGGGCAGGAGAACAATTTTCAGCGATTATGCAACCAGGAAAAGGGTACATTATTAATGGAAACCAAGGGTTTTCATCATCACCACCCTCGGTTTATCAAGCCACTTTTGTGGGGGTTCCAAATAATGGAAAAATTGTCCTACCAATTGGACCAACAGGAACTTCTAATCTGGTAGGGAATCCATACCCTTCTGCGATAAATGGAGCGCTGTTTTTGTCGGGTAATAATTTAAACATTGAAGGAACAATTTATATATGGACACATAATACAGCTATTCAATTGGCTTCAAACATATCAAACGGAACCGCAGGTTCTGGGGCTTATGCTTACACTTCGGATGATTATGCGTCCTATAATGGGACTGGTGCAGTAGCCACTAGCGGAGGAACTGTTCCTACTGGTAATATTGCTGCAGGACAATCGTTCTTTACAACCAGTTTAGGTACTAACCCAGTTACATTCTCTAATTCAATGCGTCTTTCCGGAACAACTATAGCTGACGGTTCAGGAATTAATCAACAATTTTTTAAAATAAAAAACGCTAAATACGAAACAGAAAAGCCTATTGAAAAAGATCGTGTTTGGTTAAATCTAACTAATACTCAAGGAGCTTTTAAACAAACTCTAATTGGTTATATAACTGACGCAACAAATGAATATGACTCTGCTTTTGATGGAGAAAGTTTTGATTCTAATGAATATTTAGATTTTTATAGTATTAATCAGGATAAGAATTTAGTTATTCAAGGAAGAGCGTTACCGTTTGATCAAGCCGATGAGGTGCCACTTGGATACAGTTCAACCATAGTGGGTGACTTTGAAATCGCAATTGGTCAGGTGGATGGATCATTAGTTGATAAAGAGGTGTTTTTAGAAGACAAACTACTTAATACAACTCATAATTTAAAAAACTCTCCCTATTTATTTAAAACAGAAGATGGGGTTTTTAATGAGCGTTTTATTTTAAGTTATAGTAATAAAACTTTAGCAACAGATGACTTTGAGAATTTGAAATATGGTGTCGTAATTTCGAATAAAAACAAAGAAATACAAATTAAATCTTCAGATGATCTTATAGATAAAATATTTGTTTATGATTTTTCTGGAAAACAACTTTATAAAAAAATAAAAGTTGATAATATTGAATATACGATACCTAATTTAGGTCCTACTGATCAAGCTCTAATTGTGAAAGTAGTTTTGCAAAACGGACAAACAGTAAATAAAAAAATTGTGTATTAG
- a CDS encoding T9SS sorting signal type C domain-containing protein, whose product MIKKLLLPFFLVLVQITAFGANISSTSTGGNWSASSTWVGGVVPASTDNVTIVSGSTVTLDVTPIYANTITISGTLDLNKNADIYLYSSLIVVTSPNGHINFDHSVLRLPSNVALYLQNGPASLNGSCNNNDEIFVGATQYAVCVGGGALYLFDQIETAGGINVVTTGAIGTSQIICSGVTPSTLTSTTPGTGSGTITYEWQTNASGSYVTIGSETAATYSPPALSSTTSYKRRTKSVVQGTTFYSAYTTAVTITVNTFPNNISNGFIASTICTGGSPQLIYDADDTTFTTPYSITYKNDTTLQQFTVSIPTASPYSFTPGDSPTSNTGYTIVSISNATCTRTSGIINAGANLIVRPMANATISGSTTVCAGASSPNITFTNPRTVAITVIYNINGGSNQTVNISASSNVNVPVATTATGVFLYNLVSATYQSTPNCSSTISGSATVTVNPNLPASASIVASPLGAICSGTLVTFTATPINGGANPTYQWYNGVTIISGATSSTYTSSTLVNSDAIKVIMTSNATCVTASPATSNTLIMTVNPNSPASVSIVASPLGAICSGTSVTFTAAPINGGTTPTYQWYNGATLISGAVSSTYTSSTLSNGDAIKVIMTSNTTCAITNPATSNIVTMTVPAAAIWNGSWTNGPPTSAQALIFNGSYTIAGDMEACSCQVNSGNVTVNSGVTLKITNGVTISSGSLNFNNNASLVQINNSATNIGNINYNRITPAIINTDYVYWSSPVSGSTLGALSPNTLAGKMYSYDAFASPEDWRQESSGTVMAPGKGYIVRGPEYAPPLPPFPSPFSATFVGIPNNGIIKIPIGGVNTSNLIGNPYPSALDADLFLSANSAVLEGTIYFWTHNTAIQLASDIIDGSAGSGAYAYTSNDYASYNFTGGVGVGTPATTLGFNTSSIPSGKITSGQSFFATSVASGQVATFNNGMRVDVLGVKLDNSQFFKNASNSKSVEVIEKNRIWLNLTNTQGAFKQTLVGYISGATNDFDSGYDGESYDGNEFIDFYSVYKDKNLVIQGRALPFEDSDTISLGYRSTISGEFTINIDQVDGLFAGKAIYLKDNVTNSIHNLNESAYNFKTETGTFNDRFVLSYTNKMLATDNFDILEKGVLISNKNKEVKINSSVENINTVVIYDLLGRQIYKKANVNNKELIILNLLSAKQTVLIKVSLQGGEIIHKKMIN is encoded by the coding sequence ATGATAAAAAAATTACTCCTGCCCTTTTTTTTAGTCTTAGTTCAGATTACCGCTTTTGGAGCAAACATTTCGAGTACATCAACTGGAGGTAATTGGTCGGCATCGTCAACTTGGGTTGGAGGTGTAGTTCCTGCTTCTACCGATAATGTGACGATTGTTTCCGGAAGCACAGTGACTCTTGATGTTACACCTATTTACGCAAATACTATAACTATTTCTGGGACATTAGATTTAAATAAAAATGCCGACATATATTTATATTCTTCATTAATTGTTGTAACGTCTCCTAATGGTCACATTAATTTTGATCATTCTGTATTGAGATTACCTTCAAATGTTGCACTATATCTTCAAAATGGTCCAGCTAGTTTGAATGGAAGTTGTAATAATAATGATGAAATTTTTGTAGGGGCTACTCAATATGCGGTTTGTGTAGGTGGTGGGGCTTTGTACTTATTTGATCAAATTGAGACTGCTGGAGGTATAAATGTTGTTACTACAGGCGCTATCGGAACTTCACAAATAATTTGTAGTGGAGTTACCCCGTCAACATTGACTTCTACGACACCGGGTACAGGTTCTGGGACAATTACCTATGAATGGCAAACGAATGCCAGTGGTAGCTATGTTACTATAGGTTCAGAAACGGCAGCTACATATTCCCCACCTGCTTTATCTTCAACAACAAGCTATAAACGAAGAACGAAATCGGTTGTTCAAGGAACTACTTTTTATTCAGCATATACAACAGCTGTGACTATCACAGTTAATACTTTTCCTAATAATATAAGTAATGGTTTTATAGCGAGTACTATTTGTACTGGAGGTAGTCCACAACTGATATATGATGCAGATGATACCACTTTTACAACCCCATACAGTATAACTTATAAAAATGATACCACTTTACAACAATTTACAGTCTCAATACCAACTGCTTCGCCTTATAGTTTTACGCCAGGGGATAGTCCTACATCCAATACTGGGTATACTATAGTTTCAATATCAAATGCGACGTGTACCAGAACCAGTGGTATTATAAATGCTGGGGCTAATTTAATTGTTAGACCTATGGCTAATGCAACAATTAGTGGTTCAACAACTGTTTGTGCTGGTGCTTCATCTCCTAATATCACTTTTACAAATCCTAGAACTGTGGCTATTACAGTTATTTATAATATAAATGGAGGTTCTAATCAAACTGTTAATATAAGTGCCAGTAGTAATGTAAATGTACCAGTTGCAACAACTGCTACTGGTGTTTTTCTTTATAATTTAGTCAGTGCAACTTATCAAAGTACACCTAATTGTTCTAGCACAATTTCAGGAAGTGCTACGGTTACTGTAAATCCTAACTTACCTGCAAGTGCAAGTATTGTGGCTTCTCCATTAGGAGCGATTTGTTCAGGGACATTAGTAACTTTTACAGCTACACCAATAAACGGAGGCGCAAATCCAACTTACCAATGGTATAATGGAGTAACAATAATAAGCGGAGCGACATCTTCAACCTATACATCTTCAACGTTAGTTAATAGTGATGCTATAAAAGTAATAATGACTTCAAATGCAACTTGTGTAACAGCTAGTCCAGCAACTTCAAATACTCTAATTATGACAGTGAACCCAAATTCACCAGCGAGTGTAAGTATTGTAGCTTCTCCATTGGGAGCGATTTGCTCAGGAACATCAGTAACTTTTACAGCTGCACCAATCAATGGAGGTACAACGCCAACTTACCAATGGTATAATGGAGCAACTTTAATAAGTGGAGCTGTCTCTTCAACCTATACCTCTTCAACCTTGTCTAATGGAGATGCGATAAAAGTAATAATGACTTCTAATACAACTTGTGCAATAACTAATCCAGCAACTTCAAATATAGTTACAATGACTGTTCCAGCAGCTGCTATTTGGAATGGATCATGGACAAATGGTCCTCCTACAAGTGCTCAAGCGCTTATATTTAATGGGTCATATACTATAGCAGGAGATATGGAAGCATGTTCTTGCCAAGTGAATTCCGGAAACGTTACCGTTAATTCTGGAGTTACTTTGAAAATAACTAATGGGGTTACTATTTCAAGCGGATCGCTTAATTTTAATAACAATGCAAGTTTAGTACAAATTAATAATTCGGCTACCAATATTGGAAATATAAATTACAATAGAATAACCCCGGCAATTATAAATACCGATTATGTTTATTGGTCTTCGCCAGTTTCTGGGAGTACTTTGGGAGCTTTATCCCCAAATACACTAGCAGGAAAGATGTATTCATATGATGCTTTTGCCAGTCCTGAGGATTGGAGGCAAGAATCTTCAGGAACAGTTATGGCACCTGGAAAAGGATATATAGTTAGAGGGCCAGAATATGCACCACCTTTACCTCCATTTCCATCCCCTTTTTCTGCTACTTTTGTAGGTATTCCTAATAATGGAATAATTAAAATTCCCATTGGAGGAGTAAATACTTCAAACTTGATTGGAAATCCTTATCCATCAGCATTGGACGCTGATTTGTTTTTATCTGCAAATAGTGCTGTTCTAGAAGGAACTATTTATTTTTGGACACATAATACAGCAATTCAACTAGCCTCAGACATTATTGATGGAAGTGCTGGTTCTGGAGCTTATGCTTATACCTCTAATGACTATGCATCATATAATTTTACAGGAGGTGTTGGCGTTGGAACTCCAGCTACTACTTTAGGTTTTAATACTTCAAGTATCCCATCTGGAAAAATAACATCAGGGCAGTCTTTTTTTGCAACTAGTGTTGCTAGTGGTCAAGTAGCAACATTTAATAATGGCATGCGAGTGGATGTATTAGGAGTGAAACTAGACAATTCTCAGTTTTTTAAAAATGCGTCAAACTCTAAATCAGTTGAGGTGATTGAAAAAAACAGAATTTGGTTAAACTTGACAAATACTCAAGGTGCATTTAAGCAAACATTAGTAGGGTATATTTCAGGAGCCACAAATGATTTTGATAGTGGATATGATGGGGAAAGTTATGACGGGAATGAATTTATTGATTTTTATAGTGTTTATAAAGATAAAAATTTGGTAATTCAAGGTAGAGCTTTACCATTTGAAGATTCGGACACCATTTCTTTAGGTTATCGTTCCACCATTTCAGGAGAATTTACTATAAATATTGATCAGGTTGATGGTTTATTTGCTGGTAAAGCCATTTATTTAAAAGATAATGTAACTAATAGTATTCATAACTTGAATGAATCTGCTTATAATTTTAAAACTGAAACAGGTACTTTTAATGATCGTTTTGTGTTAAGTTATACTAATAAAATGCTTGCAACTGATAATTTTGATATACTTGAAAAAGGAGTTTTAATTTCAAATAAAAATAAAGAAGTAAAAATAAATTCATCAGTTGAAAATATCAATACGGTAGTAATTTATGATTTATTAGGAAGGCAAATTTATAAGAAAGCCAATGTGAATAATAAAGAACTAATTATTCTAAACTTACTTTCAGCTAAGCAAACAGTGTTAATAAAGGTAAGTTTGCAAGGAGGAGAAATAATCCATAAAAAAATGATAAACTAA
- a CDS encoding regulatory protein RecX, translating to MKDVFSIKEAIKKAEHYCAYQERCHDEVEQKLRSMKMDQEEISTIITHLINENFLNESRFACSFARGKHRIKYWGKIRIVNELKFRNITSYNINLALKEFTPEEYETTFHVLAERHWESIHESNKLKKRKKFCDYLLRKGFESDLIYSKIKELEQTPK from the coding sequence ATGAAAGATGTATTTTCCATAAAAGAAGCTATCAAAAAAGCAGAACATTATTGTGCCTATCAAGAACGTTGTCATGATGAAGTAGAGCAAAAATTGAGAAGCATGAAAATGGATCAAGAGGAAATAAGCACTATTATAACTCATCTTATAAATGAAAATTTTCTTAACGAAAGTCGTTTTGCTTGTAGTTTTGCAAGAGGAAAGCACCGAATCAAATATTGGGGAAAGATTAGAATTGTTAACGAATTAAAATTTCGAAATATAACTAGCTACAATATTAACCTAGCTCTTAAAGAATTTACACCCGAAGAATATGAAACAACATTTCATGTATTAGCTGAAAGACATTGGGAATCAATTCACGAATCAAATAAATTAAAAAAAAGGAAGAAATTTTGTGACTATTTACTTCGAAAAGGATTTGAAAGTGATTTGATCTATTCGAAAATCAAAGAATTAGAACAAACTCCAAAATAA